A genome region from Euphorbia lathyris chromosome 4, ddEupLath1.1, whole genome shotgun sequence includes the following:
- the LOC136227427 gene encoding UDP-glycosyltransferase 79B6-like, producing the protein MKSSSGLHIAMYPWLAFGHFIPYLHLSNKLAERGHKISFLLPKGVEPKLAKLNRFPNLIHFFPLTIPHVEGLPHGVETLSDIPISLQTHLCTAFDQTRDQVQAILATIMPDFVLFDFAFWVPSLGRELGFKSIRYSIVCAALLSLVIVPCKEMMIGSVKYVEKVRAEFSIKPVADQFGSGVSFYERLHTGAKECDALAIRTCYEIEARFTDHIAQHLAKPVLLTGPLLLLEKAEAPLDEKCEKWLNKFQPGSVVFCAFGSQHILQKNQFQELLLGFELCGMPFLAALSQPSDCFTMEEAMPDGFEERVQERGLVHGGWVPQEQILNHPSVGCFVSHGGSSSMWEAMASNCQIVLVPPKFDHVVHTMLMVEELKVAVEVKRQENGWISKASLSNAIVSAMSADSEMAMAMKRNHARWRKFLLDKDMQETYVDTFVKNLHDLLQKI; encoded by the coding sequence ATGAAGAGCAGCTCAGGTCTTCACATAGCTATGTATCCATGGCTTGCATTTGGGCATTTCATACCCTATCTTCACCTCTCTAATAAACTTGCTGAAAGAGGTCACAAAATCTCTTTCTTATTACCTAAAGGAGTTGAGCCAAAACTAGCCAAACTCAACAGATTCCCAAACCTCATTCACTTCTTTCCTCTCACCATTCCTCATGTTGAAGGCCTTCCTCATGGTGTTGAAACTCTATCTGACATACCCATCTCACTCCAGACCCACCTCTGCACAGCCTTTGATCAAACAAGAGACCAAGTTCAAGCCATTTTAGCCACAATCATGCCTGATTTCGTGCTTTTCGATTTCGCTTTCTGGGTTCCTTCTCTAGGTAGAGAATTAGGCTTTAAGTCTATTAGGTACAGCATTGTATGTGCAGCTTTGCTGTCTCTAGTCATAGTACCTTGTAAGGAAATGATGATTGGATCCGTGAAATATGTGGAGAAGGTCCGGGCGGAGTTTTCTATCAAACCGGTTGCTGATCAGTTCGGCAGTGGGGTGTCTTTTTACGAGAGATTACACACCGGTGCAAAGGAGTGTGATGCGTTAGCTATTAGGACTTGCTACGAAATTGAAGCTCGTTTCACTGATCATATTGCACAACATCTTGCAAAACCTGTCCTGCTAACAGGGCCTCTCTTGCTGCTGGAAAAAGCTGAAGCACCCCTCGACGAGAAATGCGAAAAATGGCTCAACAAGTTTCAACCAGGTTCTGTGGTGTTCTGTGCATTTGGGAGCCAACACATACTACAAAAGAATCAGTTCCAAGAGCTACTTCTCGGGTTTGAGTTATGTGGGATGCCGTTTCTTGCTGCCTTATCTCAACCAAGTGATTGCTTCACCATGGAAGAAGCAATGCCTGATGGGTTTGAAGAAAGGGTTCAAGAAAGAGGTCTGGTACATGGAGGATGGGTTCCACAGGAGCAGATACTGAACCATCCGTCCGTTGGGTGCTTCGTTAGCCACGGTGGCTCGAGTTCTATGTGGGAAGCTATGGCGAGCAATTGCCAGATAGTTCTTGTTCCGCCGAAGTTTGATCATGTTGTGCACACTATGCTAATGGTTGAAGAATTGAAAGTTGCAGTTGAAGTGAAGAGGCAAGAAAACGGGTGGATTTCGAAGGCGAGTTTGAGCAATGCTATCGTGTCTGCTATGAGCGCGGATAGTGAAATGGCTATGGCGATGAAGAGGAATCATGCTAGGTGGAGAAAGTTTCTACTGGATAAAGATATGCAAGAAACATATGTTGATACTTTTGTTAAGAACTTGCATGATTTATTGCAGAAAATTTGA